The following proteins are co-located in the bacterium genome:
- a CDS encoding prepilin-type N-terminal cleavage/methylation domain-containing protein produces MKKNNKGGFTLLELMIVVGIIGVLAAISVVKFMQLIDKAREAAAKANLGALRASIVIYFADTRGMWPRLLNTEKWDNGGETYPPFVPDYIQKIPRATLQRSNPHPHTEETETHIHYVPTNLYDEIAQGQINDIGGWIYSSNSGDVRINCTHQDTNAFNNLSSTIYYSNYGHEI; encoded by the coding sequence ATGAAAAAGAATAATAAGGGTGGATTTACCCTTCTTGAGTTAATGATTGTTGTTGGAATAATAGGTGTTTTAGCCGCGATAAGTGTAGTTAAATTTATGCAATTGATAGATAAGGCAAGAGAAGCCGCGGCAAAAGCTAATTTAGGAGCATTGCGAGCATCTATCGTTATTTATTTTGCGGATACGAGAGGAATGTGGCCCAGACTATTAAATACTGAAAAGTGGGATAATGGCGGTGAAACTTATCCTCCTTTTGTGCCTGACTATATTCAAAAGATACCCAGAGCAACACTTCAACGGTCTAATCCACATCCGCATACTGAAGAAACTGAAACACATATTCACTATGTCCCAACTAACCTCTATGATGAAATAGCACAGGGACAAATTAATGACATAGGTGGATGGATATATAGCTCTAACAGTGGCGATGTGCGGATAAATTGTACTCATCAAGATACCAATGCCTTTAATAACCTTTCATCTACTATCTATTACTCTAATTATGGACATGAAATATAG